Proteins from one Leptospira fletcheri genomic window:
- a CDS encoding HDOD domain-containing protein, which produces MSQGKTLELFHHTDYGIFSNLKDLNQPIEENLPFHFKFHNLTENVNNVLSRTLDRYLLHLDIIYVRDSVLAALKETVTNTIKANVKRIYFRELQADIQNPLVYKNKITGFKKSYLDNKEKYEDLLFKNNYVVLVSFIHNKDAIRIRVMNNVKLSPEEVDRINQRIEKAKSYNDLAEAFMEKGDETEGAGLGLIMTLMMLKNDGLGASSYRVESQGNNTSVIIDIPIRIQKENIQLQKTDEIIGQVDQLPTFPKAIQDIQTTIDKPNSSIGQIAEMIKRDVALSANILKLANSAAFRRGGKVESLDRAIQLIGLKELQALLYSLGTKQILEEKFPAFLAIWEKSNQCAYYCKLIAQRMGMQKDTVSNLMSAALLHDIGEIILLSLESGKMNKIQNYSASKEIASAISLEEAAFGITHTKIGALIAEKWNFPELYSKTMEYHHRPLLVDEQYKEIIFPIYLADTMIKINNEEAKYSEIPEEVLKFCKFFTSGDFHSFRTKSLESFEAAS; this is translated from the coding sequence ATGAGCCAGGGAAAAACCCTAGAATTATTTCATCATACCGATTATGGCATCTTCAGCAATCTCAAGGATTTGAATCAGCCGATCGAGGAAAATCTTCCGTTTCACTTTAAGTTCCATAATTTGACGGAAAACGTAAATAACGTTCTTTCCCGCACCTTGGACCGATACTTATTGCACCTAGACATCATTTACGTCCGCGATTCCGTGTTGGCGGCCCTAAAGGAAACCGTTACAAATACCATCAAAGCGAACGTCAAAAGAATCTACTTCCGCGAACTGCAAGCGGACATCCAAAACCCGCTGGTTTATAAAAATAAAATCACAGGATTTAAAAAATCCTATCTGGACAACAAGGAAAAGTACGAGGACCTACTCTTCAAAAACAACTACGTGGTGTTGGTCTCCTTCATCCATAATAAGGATGCGATCCGTATCCGTGTCATGAACAACGTGAAATTGAGTCCCGAGGAAGTTGATAGGATCAACCAAAGGATAGAAAAGGCGAAGTCTTATAACGATCTCGCGGAAGCTTTTATGGAAAAGGGAGACGAAACGGAGGGAGCCGGATTGGGTCTGATCATGACCCTGATGATGTTGAAGAACGACGGATTAGGTGCCAGCTCCTATCGGGTGGAAAGTCAGGGGAACAACACTTCCGTAATCATAGATATTCCCATCCGGATCCAAAAGGAAAATATCCAGCTCCAAAAAACGGATGAAATCATCGGACAGGTGGACCAACTTCCGACGTTTCCGAAGGCGATCCAGGATATTCAGACCACGATCGACAAGCCGAATTCCAGCATCGGTCAGATTGCGGAAATGATTAAGCGGGACGTCGCGCTCTCCGCAAACATACTCAAGCTTGCAAACTCCGCTGCCTTCCGTAGAGGGGGAAAGGTGGAGTCTTTGGACAGGGCCATCCAATTGATCGGTCTGAAGGAATTGCAGGCTCTTCTGTATTCCTTGGGAACGAAACAGATTCTAGAGGAAAAATTCCCCGCCTTCCTCGCTATCTGGGAAAAATCCAACCAATGCGCTTATTACTGCAAATTAATCGCACAACGAATGGGCATGCAGAAAGACACAGTCAGTAACCTGATGTCGGCCGCATTGCTTCACGATATCGGAGAGATCATTCTACTTTCCCTCGAATCCGGAAAAATGAATAAAATCCAAAACTATTCCGCATCTAAGGAGATCGCTTCCGCGATTTCTCTGGAGGAGGCCGCCTTCGGAATCACTCATACGAAAATCGGCGCGTTGATTGCGGAAAAATGGAATTTCCCCGAACTGTATTCGAAGACCATGGAGTACCACCACCGTCCCTTGCTGGTGGATGAACAGTATAAAGAAATTATATTTCCGATTTACCTCGCGGACACGATGATCAAGATCAATAACGAAGAGGCAAAATATTCCGAAATCCCGGAAGAAGTTCTTAAGTTCTGTAAATTCTTTACTTCGGGGGACTTCCATTCCTTCCGGACCAAGTCCTTGGAAAGTTTTGAAGCGGCGTCATAA
- a CDS encoding DUF1554 domain-containing protein, whose amino-acid sequence MLRLFVLSCSITSAFAFCSKPFPEGESYLLLSLLQSGSSNPQLSYKYVFVTSSTSLGNLGGVSGADSICSTAKSTSAASLPGLGSEYNALLVGTGRVAGGAGWPLKASTTYYLNYPSPSPVFTTTAGALPSIPLAQALPGSTAYWTGLSATWTTGSTCLNWTDGTFANTGDYGSPGVTSMNAFNNTFANNCNTAQALLCVRL is encoded by the coding sequence ATGCTTCGTCTTTTCGTTTTATCCTGCTCGATCACAAGTGCATTCGCATTTTGCTCCAAACCATTTCCGGAAGGGGAATCTTATTTGCTTTTAAGTTTATTGCAGAGCGGTTCCTCGAATCCCCAACTCTCCTACAAATACGTGTTCGTGACCTCGTCCACGTCGCTCGGGAATTTGGGAGGAGTGAGCGGAGCGGATTCGATTTGCTCTACGGCCAAAAGTACAAGTGCCGCGAGTCTACCGGGTTTAGGTTCGGAATACAATGCTCTCTTGGTGGGAACGGGGAGGGTCGCCGGAGGAGCAGGATGGCCCTTAAAGGCTTCCACGACCTATTATCTAAATTATCCAAGTCCCAGCCCCGTTTTTACTACGACTGCCGGCGCTCTTCCGAGCATTCCGTTGGCTCAAGCATTGCCCGGATCCACCGCATATTGGACGGGGCTTTCCGCCACGTGGACTACGGGGAGCACTTGTCTGAACTGGACGGACGGAACGTTTGCGAACACAGGCGATTACGGAAGCCCGGGGGTAACGAGTATGAATGCGTTTAACAATACGTTCGCAAACAACTGCAACACTGCCCAGGCTTTGCTCTGCGTGAGGCTTTAA
- the tpx gene encoding thiol peroxidase: MANVTLKGNPVPLEGSLAKVGDKAPDFVGIGKDLSPKSLKDFGNKVKILVGVPSLDTSVCALETKKFHERAAKMDGIVTVVVSGDLPFAMNRFCTTEGIESPNLVTLSQFRDFSFSKAYGTHIADGGLKGLSARAVFVVDQNDTVRYAELVPEIASEPNYEAAIAEAKKLL, translated from the coding sequence ATGGCAAACGTCACATTGAAAGGAAACCCGGTCCCGCTGGAAGGATCTTTGGCAAAGGTAGGAGACAAGGCTCCGGATTTCGTCGGAATCGGAAAGGACTTAAGTCCGAAAAGCCTGAAGGATTTCGGCAATAAAGTGAAAATCCTGGTAGGTGTTCCGAGTCTGGATACTTCCGTCTGCGCCTTAGAAACGAAAAAATTCCACGAAAGGGCCGCAAAAATGGACGGAATCGTCACTGTCGTCGTTTCGGGAGATCTTCCTTTTGCGATGAATCGATTCTGCACTACGGAAGGAATCGAATCCCCGAATCTGGTCACTCTTTCCCAATTCCGTGACTTTTCCTTTTCGAAAGCCTACGGAACGCATATTGCCGACGGTGGTCTGAAAGGCCTCTCGGCGCGGGCCGTTTTCGTAGTGGATCAGAACGACACCGTCCGCTATGCAGAACTGGTTCCCGAAATAGCCAGCGAACCGAATTACGAGGCGGCGATAGCGGAAGCCAAGAAACTGCTATAA
- a CDS encoding response regulator, with the protein MNSQPSTCRLYLVDDHAILREGLRLIVSGQADLEIVGENGSAEQALDEIGKLEPDIVITDISMPGVSGIDLVKGIKRYYPKIQVIILSRHDNEEYIQKLVDLGINGYVLKDDAGEDLLRAIDAVRRKETYLSPRIATRVISGLNKKKSGEQSEEGPSIFSVLSDRERQILKLISEGNSNEKIGKLLHISPATVKVHRANIMKKLDLHKVADLVVYAIRAGIVES; encoded by the coding sequence ATGAACTCTCAACCATCCACTTGCAGACTTTATCTCGTGGACGATCACGCAATACTCCGGGAAGGGCTCCGCCTGATCGTTTCCGGACAGGCTGATTTGGAGATCGTCGGCGAAAACGGAAGCGCAGAACAGGCGTTAGATGAGATCGGTAAACTCGAACCCGATATCGTGATCACTGACATTTCCATGCCCGGAGTCAGCGGGATAGATCTGGTAAAAGGCATCAAGCGCTATTATCCGAAAATTCAAGTCATCATTCTATCCAGACATGATAACGAGGAATACATCCAAAAATTGGTCGATCTAGGCATCAACGGATACGTCCTAAAAGACGACGCGGGCGAGGACCTTCTAAGGGCCATCGACGCGGTGAGACGCAAAGAAACCTATCTCAGTCCGAGGATCGCGACTAGAGTGATCTCCGGACTGAACAAAAAGAAAAGTGGAGAACAATCGGAAGAAGGACCTTCTATATTTTCCGTGCTTTCCGACCGAGAACGCCAAATCCTAAAGCTGATTTCTGAAGGGAACTCCAACGAAAAAATCGGCAAGTTACTGCATATCTCCCCAGCCACAGTCAAAGTTCACCGGGCAAACATCATGAAAAAATTGGACCTGCACAAAGTCGCGGACCTCGTGGTTTACGCCATTCGGGCCGGAATCGTGGAGAGTTAA
- a CDS encoding LruC domain-containing protein: MADFKNTSALVWLLSGILSLTGCTSSQDPNYAWLASLAQGGTPAPAPTGTTDFNVSVQDASAPVDFAFDTTRTLNVNVQVIDPVAPVNGSLVQLTVPSATPGAANYRSVFTAYTNTSGQVTGSFTVDGDTKTVHMQVQAYGKFYDVDINIAQVSVIDRRISISFTAVETLLVDTDGDGVPDVNDAYPTDPTRAFIVRIPAENYYSIAFEDLYPKEGDSDFNDYVVRAHFEEDLNAHGGVARVRGYFTHVAKGASYSHTLHFGLPTAANVGSYTLTQLGYDGTTVEQTLTGTGPTLTNLQLLGNSSTTIPSWNSRKTDTFQIGKTANLEVILASPISTTDLGAPPFDTYLHVINTNKEIHAAGKYFDANGTDLYRDGTGFPWFLLVPGNFKWPYETVNIRISYPQFQPWYQSLGTADTDWYRTPNTSEVYPVPQ; the protein is encoded by the coding sequence ATGGCCGACTTCAAAAATACATCTGCCCTTGTCTGGTTGCTTTCCGGGATTCTATCCCTCACGGGATGCACTTCTTCCCAGGATCCGAATTACGCTTGGCTTGCGAGTCTAGCGCAGGGTGGAACTCCCGCCCCGGCACCCACTGGTACTACCGATTTCAATGTGTCGGTCCAGGATGCCTCCGCTCCCGTGGACTTCGCGTTCGATACGACTCGAACATTGAACGTTAACGTTCAAGTCATTGACCCGGTAGCACCGGTCAACGGAAGTCTGGTACAGCTCACCGTTCCTTCCGCTACTCCCGGTGCGGCGAATTATCGATCCGTGTTTACCGCTTACACGAACACCAGCGGACAAGTTACGGGTAGTTTTACCGTGGATGGAGACACGAAAACGGTTCACATGCAGGTGCAGGCCTACGGAAAATTCTATGATGTGGATATCAATATCGCCCAGGTTTCCGTCATCGATCGCAGGATTTCCATTTCCTTTACCGCAGTGGAAACTTTATTAGTGGATACCGACGGTGACGGCGTACCCGACGTGAACGACGCTTATCCCACCGATCCGACCCGTGCCTTTATCGTGCGAATCCCGGCCGAAAACTACTATTCCATCGCTTTCGAGGATTTGTATCCGAAAGAAGGGGATTCGGATTTCAACGATTATGTGGTCCGGGCACATTTTGAAGAGGACCTGAATGCCCACGGCGGGGTCGCCAGAGTGCGCGGGTATTTTACCCATGTAGCCAAAGGTGCGAGCTATAGCCATACGCTTCATTTCGGCCTGCCTACTGCGGCAAACGTAGGCTCCTATACCTTGACTCAACTCGGCTACGACGGCACAACGGTGGAACAGACGTTGACCGGAACCGGACCGACTCTGACGAATCTGCAGCTATTGGGAAATAGTTCCACCACGATACCCTCCTGGAATTCCAGAAAGACCGACACGTTCCAAATCGGAAAGACCGCCAATTTGGAAGTGATTTTGGCTTCTCCGATTTCCACTACGGACTTAGGGGCACCACCTTTCGATACCTACCTGCACGTAATCAATACAAACAAGGAAATTCACGCGGCGGGAAAATATTTCGACGCAAATGGAACCGATTTGTACCGGGATGGGACAGGATTCCCATGGTTTCTTCTCGTTCCGGGCAATTTCAAATGGCCTTACGAAACCGTAAATATCAGGATTTCCTATCCTCAATTCCAACCCTGGTACCAATCTTTGGGCACCGCCGATACGGACTGGTACAGAACTCCGAACACTTCGGAAGTGTATCCGGTTCCCCAATAA
- a CDS encoding aldehyde dehydrogenase family protein, with the protein MSTTATRPATAQPVTGAASFPSSDPKEMERIFQLQKNHFHQVLKLTQPKDRIQRLKKLKASVERLTPEIKEALQKDFRKAPHETDLTEIMPTIGELNDAIRNVKTWMRPIHVKTPVSLFGATSKVIYEPKGVTLIISPWNYPFYLALAPLIAAIAAGNTAILKPSEFTPETSKLLVRLVKETFPESEAAVFEGDHTVSTALMDLPFDHIFFTGSTHVGKIVMAAAAKHLSTVTLELGGKSPAIIVPGADLKKAAKKLMWGKIMNAGQTCVAPDYLLLPEGKTDEFVRYAKEIVSDFYGKSEDSIKQNQDYCRLVNQRNFQRVSGYIHEAVEKGAKLAMGGETDSAQNYISPTLLTNVPESSRIMEDEIFGPVMPILTYKTLDEAIGKVISRPKPLALYVFGKNNKAISKVLKETSSGGAAINEVIVHLANPHLPFGGINHSGHGSYHGWWGFKTFSHEKSVFKQAPLASIEMLYPPYTGFVDRMIQLTKKFFV; encoded by the coding sequence ATGTCGACCACAGCAACCCGTCCAGCCACTGCACAGCCGGTAACCGGCGCAGCATCATTTCCCTCTTCCGATCCGAAGGAAATGGAAAGAATTTTCCAACTCCAAAAGAATCATTTTCACCAGGTTCTGAAGCTGACTCAACCGAAGGACAGAATCCAAAGGCTGAAAAAGTTGAAGGCTTCCGTGGAAAGATTGACTCCGGAAATCAAAGAAGCTTTGCAGAAGGATTTCCGTAAAGCTCCGCATGAGACGGACCTTACGGAAATCATGCCCACGATCGGTGAGTTGAACGATGCGATCCGAAACGTAAAAACTTGGATGAGACCGATTCACGTAAAAACCCCCGTGTCTCTTTTCGGAGCCACTAGCAAGGTGATCTATGAGCCGAAAGGGGTGACCTTAATCATTTCTCCTTGGAATTATCCTTTTTATTTGGCTCTCGCTCCACTGATAGCGGCAATAGCGGCCGGAAACACGGCGATTCTAAAACCGTCCGAATTCACTCCGGAAACCTCTAAGCTGCTAGTAAGGCTTGTAAAGGAAACCTTTCCCGAATCTGAAGCGGCGGTTTTCGAAGGAGACCACACCGTTTCTACAGCCCTAATGGATCTTCCTTTCGATCATATCTTCTTTACGGGCAGTACTCACGTTGGCAAAATCGTGATGGCTGCGGCGGCAAAACATCTTTCCACGGTTACCTTGGAACTCGGGGGCAAATCGCCGGCGATCATAGTGCCGGGAGCGGATTTAAAGAAGGCCGCCAAGAAACTCATGTGGGGAAAGATCATGAACGCCGGGCAGACTTGCGTTGCTCCGGATTATCTTCTTCTTCCCGAAGGTAAGACGGACGAATTCGTAAGGTATGCAAAGGAGATCGTCTCGGATTTTTACGGCAAGAGCGAAGATTCGATCAAACAGAACCAGGACTATTGTCGCCTAGTGAACCAACGGAATTTCCAAAGGGTATCCGGATACATTCACGAAGCGGTGGAAAAGGGGGCGAAATTGGCCATGGGGGGAGAAACGGATTCCGCTCAGAATTATATTTCTCCGACCTTGCTCACGAACGTTCCCGAGAGCTCTCGTATCATGGAGGACGAAATTTTCGGCCCGGTCATGCCCATCCTCACCTACAAGACTTTGGATGAAGCGATCGGAAAAGTGATTTCCCGACCGAAGCCATTGGCTCTCTATGTATTCGGAAAAAATAATAAAGCGATTTCCAAAGTACTAAAGGAGACTTCTTCCGGGGGAGCGGCGATCAACGAGGTAATCGTTCACCTCGCCAATCCGCATCTTCCTTTCGGCGGGATCAACCATTCGGGACACGGAAGTTACCACGGATGGTGGGGATTTAAGACGTTCTCTCACGAGAAGTCCGTATTCAAACAGGCGCCTCTCGCTTCCATAGAGATGCTCTATCCGCCGTATACCGGTTTTGTGGATAGAATGATCCAGCTCACTAAAAAATTCTTCGTTTAA
- a CDS encoding sensor histidine kinase codes for MATGLLKPKDLKRLSIDPDTEQALVYFLSLVEEISPIVALDKHNTIRFATASFQKEFRSRPTMIGADLFSILRLDSKEEENLKENLNKSRHTKLQNQEFRKGNKFYGYTAFPFGNSIGMILKDISQNKKLQKKVANLHTKVLASQEEERSRLARELHDGVGQLILAAKLHFQAFQKSAKDHADSFKSGLGLIDRASQELREIYTNLQPSALKELGLEAALTSLTTGIFPLQKIKIKTEFKVPEKIPQIVQNQVFRILQEICANILKHAQADKVELRIVSDKNTLVVTTKDNGKGFREKEARIKQTGFGLENIRRRVEDLNGTLFLESAPGIGTTYVLRIPLKQRSKEKI; via the coding sequence GTGGCGACGGGACTCCTCAAACCCAAAGATCTAAAGCGTCTCTCGATCGATCCGGACACAGAGCAGGCCTTAGTATATTTTCTTTCTCTAGTGGAAGAAATCTCGCCTATCGTCGCCTTGGATAAACATAACACTATACGTTTTGCGACCGCGTCGTTCCAGAAAGAATTCCGTAGCCGACCCACGATGATCGGCGCGGATTTATTTTCCATTCTGAGGCTGGATTCCAAGGAAGAGGAGAATCTGAAGGAAAACCTGAACAAATCCAGACATACCAAATTGCAGAACCAAGAGTTTCGAAAGGGAAATAAATTCTACGGTTATACGGCGTTTCCGTTCGGCAACAGCATAGGAATGATCCTAAAAGACATCAGTCAGAATAAGAAGCTGCAAAAGAAAGTCGCGAATCTGCACACGAAGGTCCTTGCCTCGCAGGAAGAGGAAAGATCCCGATTGGCCAGGGAGCTTCACGACGGAGTCGGGCAACTGATTCTCGCGGCCAAACTTCATTTTCAGGCATTCCAAAAATCCGCAAAGGATCACGCGGATTCCTTCAAATCCGGTTTGGGGCTGATCGACAGAGCAAGCCAGGAATTACGGGAAATTTATACCAACCTACAACCATCCGCGTTAAAAGAATTGGGCTTGGAGGCCGCTTTGACTTCCTTGACCACCGGAATCTTTCCTCTTCAGAAAATTAAGATAAAAACCGAATTCAAAGTACCGGAAAAGATTCCTCAGATCGTTCAAAACCAGGTATTCAGGATATTGCAGGAAATCTGTGCGAATATTTTAAAACATGCCCAGGCTGATAAGGTGGAACTCCGTATCGTATCCGATAAAAATACTCTAGTGGTTACGACGAAGGACAATGGAAAAGGTTTCCGAGAAAAAGAAGCCCGCATCAAACAGACAGGGTTCGGGCTGGAGAATATCCGACGCCGGGTAGAAGATCTGAACGGCACCTTGTTTCTGGAGTCGGCGCCTGGTATAGGTACGACTTATGTGCTTCGAATTCCTCTAAAGCAACGTTCAAAGGAGAAAATATGA